The following are from one region of the Nymphaea colorata isolate Beijing-Zhang1983 chromosome 7, ASM883128v2, whole genome shotgun sequence genome:
- the LOC116257617 gene encoding pyrophosphate--fructose 6-phosphate 1-phosphotransferase subunit beta-like codes for MAPSPLLENGGVIPGKPSATGRFAEVYSDLQKHRLDFPLPIPAVLSKSLQIVEGPASSAAGHPEEIQKLFPTLFGQPSVKLVPSDAPAVRSDLGLKVGVVLSGGQAPGGHNVISGIFDYMMDRTTGSTVYGFKGGPAGIMRCKYVVLTPEYIYPYRNQGGFDMIRSGRDKIETPEQFKQAEETAIKLDLDGLVVIGGDDSNTNACLLAEYFRAKNLKTKVIGCPKTIDGDLKCKEVPASFGFDTACKIYAEMIGNVMVDARSTGKYYHFVRLMGRAASHITLECALQTHPNITLIGEEVAAKQLTLKNVTDYITDIICKRSELGYNYGVILIPEGLIDFIPEVQKLIAELNEILAHGVVDEGGLWKEKLQPQSRTLFDFLPIAIQEQLLLERDPHGNVQVAKIETEKMLISMVETELAKRRVEGKYAGQFKGQSHFFGYEGRCGLPTNFDSSYCYALGFAAAALLHHGKTGLISSVCNLAAPIAEWTVGGTALTALMDVERRHGKFKPVIKKAMVELDGAPFRSFASMRDEWALKNRYISPGPIQFHGPVADAVNHTLLLELGAEA; via the exons ATGGCTCCGTCGCCGCTGCTCGAGAATGGAGGGGTGATCCCCGGGAAGCCGTCGGCTACCGGCCGGTTCGCCGAGGTCTACAGCGACTTGCAGAAGCACCGGCTCGACTTCCCCCTCCCTATCCCTGCTGTCCTGAGCAAATCGTTGCAGATCGTCGAAGGTCCCGCTAGCTCCGCCGCCGGGCACCCGGAGGAGATCCAGAAGCTGTTCCCCACGCTCTTCGGGCAGCCCTCCGTGAAACTCGTTCCTAGCGATGCTCCGGCCGTCAGATCGGATCTGGGCCTGAAGGTCGGCGTTGTCCTCTCCGGTGGACAGGCACCCGGCGGACACAACGTCATCAGCGGCATCTTCG ATTATATGATGGATAGGACAACGGGGAGCACCGTGTATGGCTTCAAGGGTGGACCCGCCGGGATCATGAGATGCAAATACGTGGTTCTGACTCCGGAGTATATCTACCCTTACCGCAATCAG GGTGGGTTTGATATGATCCGGAGTGGGAGGGACAAGATTGAAACCCCCGAGCAG TTCAAACAAGCTGAAGAAACAGCAATCAAGCTCGATCTTGATGGGCTTGTGGTTATTGGAGGTGATGATTCAAATACTAATGCTTGCCTACTTGCAGAATATTTCAG GGCTAAAAATTTGAAGACCAAGGTGATCGGGTGCCCAAAGACCATTGATGGTGACTTGAAATGCAAGGAGGTTCCTGCAAGTTTTGGATTTGATACTGCTTGCAAG ATTTATGCAGAAATGATTGGAAATGTGATGGTTGATGCACGATCAACAGGAAAATATTACCATT TTGTGAGGCTCATGGGTCGTGCTGCTTCACACATTACTCTTGAATGTGCTCTGCAGACTCATCCCAACATCACACTCATAGGAGAAGAG GTGGCTGCTAAACAGTTAACACTGAAGAATGTTACAGACTACATAACAGACATTATCTGCAAGCGGTCAGAACTCGGTTACAACTATGGCGTCATTCTTATTCCAGAAGGCCTGATTGATTTTATCCCAGAG GTGCAAAAGCTGATTGCTGAACTGAATGAAATTTTAGCTCATGGTGTTGTTGATGAAGGTGGCTTGTGGAAGGAAAAGCTTCAGCCCCAATCTCGGACGCTATTCGACTTTTTGCCAATAGCTATTCAGGAGCAGTTGCTACTAGAAAGAGATCCACATGGAAATGTGCAG GTTGCCAAGATAGAGACAGAAAAAATGCTGATCTCAATGGTTGAAACTGAGCTGGCAAAACGAAGAGTAGAGGGAAAATACGCTGGACAGTTCAAGGGGCAGTCCCATTTCTTTGG TTATGAAGGGAGATGTGGCTTGCCTACGAATTTTGATTCTTCTTACTGCTATGCACTGGGCTTTGCTGCTGCAGCACTTCTGCATCACGGGAAGACTGGGCTCATATCCTCG GTTTGTAATCTTGCAGCACCAATTGCTGAATGGACTGTTGGTGGGACTGCACTTACAGCACTGATGGATGTGGAGAGGCGTCATG gTAAATTCAAGCCTGTCATCAAGAAAGCCATGGTCGAGCTGGATG GTGCTCCTTTCCGAAGTTTTGCATCAATGAGAGATGAATGGGCTCTTAAGAACCGATACATCAGTCCAG GACCTATTCAGTTCCACGGCCCTGTGGCTGATGCTGTTAACCATACCTTGCTTTTGGAGCTTGGGGCTGAAGCCTGA